One stretch of Microbacterium terrae DNA includes these proteins:
- a CDS encoding TolB family protein: protein MTAAQRSAPRSTIAILASAVLVGAGLAVIPVTAATADIPPLPDEAETYLVSRTDEAASTSPYLTPDGQKVAFVSLASDLAPGTAVETPNVFLSTAIEGSDDPFSGPAVLVSRPDSSLPDEPADNLSSDPAASADGRYVAFVSEATNLVPGGATEGRSAIYVRDLVNETTVRIDTGVEPDGDSWDPDMSDDGRYVVFTSDAINLSSTLGNWAPDTNDAPDVFVADLAPSGDGRHTTPTITRVFPSASVPGGTSEPAISGNGEYIAVTASVDTLQSDTLVDAPNVFRVPTREQHRFNTLMLGAHDADLDATGNEFAAISDRCFDRNDIFSGTPIYVDAPVAVVGTLDPFDQVYSATAGAAFVNIAAGAVQEVVLSADASTVAFTTTQPPAAESAPLTEPSVRFSRINWYDAEQKNTAPKCDPTFLTAVPNAAGDGTSPSLSASGRTIALSGPTDLSGASSSVLAIDTHSHDGLHVSQTMGTLSTVGFITRADVSDIPASAVTDYGAALANAPIYRLPIYRLPIYRLPIYRLPIYRLMIGDSPIYRLDVADAPIYRLPIYRLPIYRLPIYRLDIPGGWTELLAGTPFADALEQSVLLAEVLKWANETVANETGTAAELAAAERIQTLTLSDVGLDDSGIDALSLASLMLGGARLAAVDIPGDEDETPLARWQDLADAQGMAVTLDEDVVLAELDAAGLAVDRTGIEAVPANSLPIEDTLFDAIPLTPASDTEPGLQFDDTPLGDLDVARLTAEARTAIFGAAAAATVTGTMAENADAIVSTATVSHLAAGAPDEVTFGSILFSMLESADYPWEQIDPAVLPASAVTEQAEPSWCDGTDRCGAFVQYQFTFDPGPGEPTVFDDPTATVELPGAARAKSIMSGGSGPGFAVSADETYTGAKLEDGSTVAFPLADTAGGTVREFTVRFTEVRRPGEWDASGSLTSGDLSASDDGLSIPAADDPEYLDVEMNNRTPEGQWVTSSDTGWGVVLRPGSVYYEWITPERILFDEDRGSATRPPPWTRTGSWSCRRPKANA from the coding sequence ATGACCGCAGCGCAGCGCAGCGCCCCTCGCTCGACGATCGCGATCCTCGCCTCGGCGGTGCTCGTCGGCGCGGGGTTGGCCGTCATCCCGGTCACCGCAGCCACCGCCGACATCCCACCGCTCCCGGACGAGGCCGAGACCTACCTCGTCTCGCGCACCGACGAGGCGGCATCCACGAGCCCCTATCTCACCCCCGACGGCCAGAAGGTCGCGTTCGTATCCCTCGCCTCCGACCTCGCCCCCGGCACCGCGGTGGAGACGCCGAACGTCTTCCTGTCGACTGCCATCGAGGGGTCGGACGACCCGTTCTCGGGCCCCGCCGTGCTCGTCTCGCGGCCCGACTCCTCGCTGCCCGACGAGCCGGCCGACAACCTGAGCTCAGACCCCGCCGCGAGCGCGGACGGCCGCTACGTCGCCTTCGTGAGCGAGGCGACGAACCTCGTGCCGGGTGGCGCGACCGAGGGCCGCTCCGCGATCTACGTCCGCGACCTCGTGAACGAGACGACGGTGCGCATCGACACCGGCGTCGAACCCGACGGCGACTCGTGGGACCCCGACATGAGCGACGACGGGCGGTACGTCGTATTCACGTCCGACGCGATCAACCTGAGCTCGACGCTCGGGAACTGGGCGCCCGACACCAACGACGCCCCCGACGTCTTCGTCGCCGACCTCGCCCCGTCCGGTGACGGGCGCCACACGACACCCACGATCACCCGCGTGTTCCCCAGCGCGAGCGTCCCCGGCGGCACGAGCGAACCCGCCATCAGCGGCAATGGCGAGTACATCGCCGTCACCGCATCCGTCGACACTCTGCAGAGCGACACCCTTGTCGACGCGCCGAACGTGTTCCGCGTGCCGACCCGCGAGCAGCACCGCTTCAACACGCTGATGCTCGGTGCCCACGACGCCGACCTCGACGCCACGGGGAACGAGTTCGCCGCGATCAGCGACCGGTGCTTCGACCGCAACGACATCTTCTCGGGCACGCCGATCTACGTCGACGCGCCGGTCGCGGTCGTCGGCACGCTCGACCCGTTCGACCAGGTGTACTCCGCGACGGCGGGCGCGGCCTTCGTCAACATCGCCGCCGGCGCGGTGCAGGAGGTCGTGCTGTCGGCAGACGCCTCGACCGTCGCATTCACCACCACCCAGCCGCCCGCGGCCGAGTCGGCACCGCTGACAGAGCCGTCAGTGCGGTTCTCGCGTATCAACTGGTACGACGCCGAGCAGAAGAACACCGCCCCGAAATGCGATCCGACCTTCCTCACCGCCGTGCCCAATGCCGCCGGCGACGGGACCTCTCCCTCGCTCTCGGCCAGCGGCCGCACGATCGCGCTGTCCGGGCCGACCGACCTCAGCGGCGCCTCCTCGTCGGTGCTCGCGATCGACACGCACTCCCACGACGGGCTCCACGTCTCCCAGACGATGGGCACGCTCTCTACGGTCGGGTTCATCACGCGCGCCGACGTCTCCGACATCCCCGCGTCCGCGGTGACCGACTACGGCGCGGCACTCGCGAACGCGCCGATCTACCGGCTGCCCATCTATCGACTCCCGATCTACCGCCTGCCGATCTACCGGCTCCCGATCTACCGACTGATGATCGGCGACTCGCCGATCTATCGGCTCGACGTCGCAGACGCGCCCATCTACCGCCTGCCGATCTACCGGCTGCCCATCTATCGCCTGCCCATCTACCGGCTCGACATCCCGGGAGGGTGGACCGAGCTGCTCGCCGGCACCCCGTTCGCTGACGCCCTCGAACAGAGCGTGCTGCTGGCCGAAGTGCTGAAGTGGGCGAACGAGACGGTGGCGAACGAGACCGGGACCGCCGCGGAACTCGCCGCGGCCGAGCGCATCCAGACCCTCACCCTCAGCGACGTCGGTCTCGACGACTCCGGGATCGACGCGCTCTCGCTCGCGTCGCTGATGCTGGGCGGCGCACGCCTGGCTGCGGTGGACATCCCCGGCGACGAGGACGAGACCCCCCTGGCGCGTTGGCAGGACCTCGCCGACGCCCAGGGCATGGCCGTGACCCTCGACGAGGACGTCGTGCTCGCGGAACTGGATGCGGCGGGGCTCGCCGTCGACCGCACCGGCATCGAGGCGGTTCCGGCGAACTCGCTCCCGATCGAGGACACCCTGTTCGACGCCATCCCGCTGACGCCGGCGTCGGACACCGAGCCCGGGCTGCAGTTCGACGACACTCCGCTGGGCGACCTCGACGTGGCGCGCCTCACCGCTGAAGCCCGCACCGCGATCTTCGGCGCCGCGGCGGCCGCCACCGTGACCGGCACGATGGCGGAGAACGCCGACGCCATCGTGTCGACTGCGACGGTCTCCCACCTCGCGGCCGGAGCACCCGACGAGGTGACCTTCGGGTCGATCCTGTTCTCGATGCTCGAGAGCGCCGACTACCCGTGGGAGCAGATCGATCCGGCCGTGCTGCCGGCGAGCGCGGTGACCGAGCAGGCGGAGCCGTCGTGGTGCGACGGCACCGATCGCTGCGGCGCCTTCGTGCAATACCAGTTCACCTTCGACCCCGGCCCCGGCGAACCGACGGTGTTCGACGACCCCACCGCCACCGTCGAGCTCCCGGGCGCTGCGCGGGCGAAGTCGATCATGAGCGGCGGCTCGGGCCCAGGCTTCGCCGTCAGCGCCGACGAGACCTACACCGGGGCGAAGCTCGAAGACGGCTCCACCGTGGCCTTCCCCCTCGCCGACACCGCCGGCGGAACCGTGCGCGAGTTCACCGTCCGCTTCACCGAGGTGCGGCGCCCCGGGGAATGGGACGCGTCGGGCTCCCTCACCAGCGGTGATCTGTCGGCGAGCGACGACGGGCTGTCCATCCCCGCGGCCGACGACCCCGAGTACCTCGACGTCGAGATGAACAACCGCACGCCCGAAGGCCAGTGGGTGACCTCGAGCGACACCGGCTGGGGCGTGGTGCTGCGTCCCGGCAGCGTCTACTACGAATGGATCACGCCCGAGCGCATCCTCTTCGACGAAGACCGGGGGAGCGCTACCCGTCCGCCGCCTTGGACGAGGACTGGTTCGTGGTCATGCCGCCGGCCGAAGGCGAACGCCTGA
- a CDS encoding NUDIX domain-containing protein, whose protein sequence is MASSAGILLHRSTSDGPEVLIAHMGGPFWANKDAGAWSIPKGEFDPAVEQATDAARREFREELGLDPPCGPYRELGTFAYASGKRVTVFVADGAGFSLEGAVFGEFEMEWPPRSGRTASFPEVDRAEWMPVAAARERLVKGQRPALDALERLLSSDD, encoded by the coding sequence ATGGCCTCGAGCGCCGGCATCCTGCTCCACCGCTCCACCAGCGATGGACCGGAAGTGCTCATCGCCCACATGGGCGGGCCCTTCTGGGCGAACAAGGATGCCGGCGCCTGGTCGATCCCGAAAGGCGAGTTCGATCCCGCGGTCGAGCAGGCGACGGATGCCGCGCGGCGGGAGTTCCGTGAGGAGCTCGGCCTGGACCCGCCCTGCGGACCGTACCGCGAGCTCGGCACGTTCGCGTACGCGTCGGGCAAGCGGGTGACCGTCTTCGTCGCCGATGGAGCGGGGTTCTCACTCGAGGGCGCCGTGTTCGGGGAGTTCGAGATGGAATGGCCGCCGCGGTCGGGACGGACCGCGTCGTTCCCCGAGGTCGATCGCGCCGAATGGATGCCGGTGGCCGCGGCTCGCGAGAGGCTCGTGAAGGGCCAGCGGCCCGCACTCGACGCCCTCGAGCGACTGCTCTCCTCCGACGACTGA
- a CDS encoding GbsR/MarR family transcriptional regulator, which yields MGSETEHPGVDAAEQAAAMLAAAGMPRMPARVMMALVGSPDAGYTAAELGDRLGVSAAAVSGAVRYLVSMRFIQRLSRAGDRRDRYDLVDDAWAGMIAANAPLYTALASQMEQIADENTDAPTSTARAREIADFLRFLAARMPELADEWRAGRAAPGSLDR from the coding sequence ATGGGAAGCGAGACGGAGCACCCCGGTGTCGATGCCGCCGAGCAGGCCGCCGCGATGCTCGCCGCCGCCGGGATGCCGCGGATGCCGGCGCGCGTGATGATGGCGCTCGTCGGGTCGCCCGATGCCGGCTACACGGCCGCCGAGCTCGGCGATCGGCTCGGCGTCTCCGCCGCCGCCGTGTCGGGCGCGGTGCGGTACCTCGTGTCGATGCGGTTCATCCAGCGCCTCTCCCGCGCCGGTGACCGCCGCGACCGGTACGACCTCGTCGACGACGCCTGGGCGGGCATGATCGCCGCGAACGCGCCGCTCTACACCGCGCTCGCGTCGCAGATGGAGCAGATCGCCGACGAGAACACGGATGCCCCGACCTCGACCGCGCGCGCCCGCGAGATCGCCGACTTCCTGCGCTTCCTCGCCGCCCGCATGCCCGAACTGGCCGACGAGTGGCGCGCAGGCCGCGCCGCCCCGGGTAGCCTCGATCGGTGA
- a CDS encoding adenylate/guanylate cyclase domain-containing protein has translation MAARVLASDLVPRLLLEHGGLTGSHLRLDGTAVLIDISGFTTLSEQLAATGREGTEQLIATLSRIFTVLLPATDDGGDILKFAGDALFVLFRGEEHAKHAVHAAWNMNRVLATVGDVHLPAARARLRMSVGVHTGTFDLILSGTDSISVVLAGAAVDRVLELQNAAPAGRILVSDETAAALPPKQTAPDDAVPGAHRLLRGGSVQAHALMALHSLAGTGGERFLPRAFRQRPDLLGADPDHRWAAIGFAQVSGLSPHPDASDLARIDALTAVVESALADTGATLLDVDPAPGGYRYFVTAGSPTATEDPEGRLLTALQRIVTSDTGLSVRAGATSGRVFSGFVGAIGRQTFTVMGDATNLAARLTARAEPGTVLVSRASLERSAVVFDAHDETEITVKGKTATIPVAVVTQPGRRADGSIGDIPLIGRDADLARVIRLTDAAATGFGGALTIVGGAGVGKSRLLSELAEASRLPVVRLAGDRFAGGAHRGSQTLLRPLLGIAADADAGRAGVELAAAVERLRPALSMWVPLLAPLVGADVPMTDAVDALDDAFRQERAHAVLGRLMEDLLPQPTTVIIDDAQWLDEASSATFAHVFSGDIPHAVVIARREAEGGLELRGQTLALAGLDEEHAADLIETVAGRVLLPADLDPLLRRADGNPLYLTELAAAFASGSEMLGIEQLVGERIDTLSEQERAVVRRSAVLGWGVPLGLFVRWVGPAELAETDGVSSFLELLEDSVRFRSPLYRDVAYEQLNFQTRRELHRAVAAALEADPELAAGPVEPMLAMHYEAAGDMDHAWRSARAAAIAAEEGFAVDDAVAAYRVAVSAATRARPIPVELGDLWRGLARAAVAGGRAVEGMEALDHARALTKDPLVRGGIDRERAYALNILGRPDDAAQAVRTARRAATAAGDDGRGLLASLSLIEAGVRLRQARWRDAQLLAREAIGLLDENATTDDEIRVLADALRYDDIASAELDGDEALRHVQRTLELYARIGDELSTSKVLNMLGARAYYRGDWSEAADLYGQARDAAERGGDVVGAAIEAANAAEILIDQGRLDEARTLLRAARRVFEASDNPYLVAFVTGFDGRAHLRAGDADAAATAFATAAERFDALGEADEARDARGRHALALLLAGRDGEARDRLAVADDSGTVLRARSLLALRDGDPASADRFALAAVDAAGTEPYERALGLVALAAAHVDDGAKPRAEARTILERLGIADADTLLARGSTPAPESETTP, from the coding sequence GTGGCGGCACGGGTACTGGCGTCGGACCTCGTCCCCCGCTTGCTCCTCGAGCACGGCGGGCTGACGGGTTCGCACCTGCGCCTGGACGGCACCGCGGTGCTCATCGACATCTCGGGTTTCACGACGCTGTCGGAGCAGCTCGCAGCCACCGGGCGCGAGGGCACCGAGCAGCTGATCGCGACCCTGTCGCGCATCTTCACGGTGCTGCTGCCCGCCACCGACGACGGCGGCGACATCCTGAAGTTCGCCGGCGACGCCCTGTTCGTGCTGTTCCGGGGCGAGGAGCACGCGAAGCACGCCGTGCACGCGGCGTGGAACATGAACCGCGTGCTGGCGACGGTCGGCGACGTGCACCTCCCGGCGGCCCGCGCGCGCCTGCGCATGTCGGTCGGCGTGCACACCGGCACGTTCGACCTGATCCTCTCGGGCACCGACAGCATCAGCGTGGTGCTCGCCGGGGCAGCGGTCGACCGTGTGCTCGAGCTGCAGAACGCGGCGCCGGCCGGCCGCATCCTCGTGAGCGACGAGACTGCGGCGGCGCTGCCACCCAAGCAGACCGCCCCCGACGATGCGGTGCCGGGTGCGCACCGTCTGCTGCGCGGCGGCTCCGTGCAGGCGCACGCCCTCATGGCGCTCCACTCGCTCGCCGGGACCGGCGGCGAGCGGTTCCTGCCGCGGGCGTTCCGTCAGCGCCCCGATCTGCTCGGCGCCGATCCCGACCACCGCTGGGCGGCGATCGGGTTCGCACAGGTGTCGGGCCTCTCGCCGCACCCCGATGCATCCGACCTCGCACGGATCGATGCGCTCACCGCCGTCGTGGAGTCGGCCCTCGCCGACACCGGAGCGACGCTCCTCGACGTCGACCCCGCGCCCGGCGGCTACCGCTACTTCGTGACGGCGGGCTCGCCGACGGCGACGGAGGACCCGGAGGGTCGACTGCTGACGGCGCTGCAGCGCATCGTCACGAGCGACACCGGCCTGAGCGTGCGGGCCGGGGCCACGAGCGGCCGCGTGTTCTCGGGCTTCGTCGGAGCCATCGGCCGGCAGACCTTCACCGTGATGGGCGACGCGACCAACCTCGCCGCCCGCCTCACCGCGCGAGCCGAACCCGGGACGGTGCTGGTCAGTCGAGCCTCATTGGAGCGCTCGGCAGTCGTCTTCGACGCGCACGACGAGACCGAGATCACCGTGAAGGGCAAGACGGCGACCATTCCGGTGGCCGTCGTCACGCAGCCAGGCCGGCGCGCAGACGGCTCGATCGGCGACATCCCCCTGATCGGGCGGGATGCCGACCTGGCGCGCGTGATCCGGTTGACGGATGCCGCGGCCACCGGCTTCGGCGGGGCGCTGACCATCGTCGGCGGCGCCGGTGTCGGGAAGTCGCGGCTGCTGTCCGAGCTCGCCGAAGCGTCGCGATTGCCTGTGGTGCGGCTCGCCGGCGACCGGTTCGCCGGCGGCGCGCACCGCGGATCGCAGACCCTGCTGCGGCCGCTGCTGGGCATCGCCGCCGACGCCGACGCCGGCCGAGCCGGAGTGGAGCTCGCGGCGGCCGTCGAGCGGCTGCGCCCGGCCCTGAGCATGTGGGTGCCGCTGCTGGCTCCCCTGGTCGGTGCAGACGTGCCGATGACCGACGCCGTCGACGCCCTCGACGACGCGTTCCGGCAGGAGCGGGCGCACGCGGTGCTCGGCCGCCTCATGGAGGACCTGCTGCCGCAGCCTACGACGGTGATCATCGACGACGCCCAGTGGCTCGACGAGGCGTCGTCGGCGACCTTCGCGCACGTGTTCTCGGGCGACATCCCGCACGCGGTCGTGATCGCACGCCGCGAGGCGGAAGGCGGTCTCGAGCTGCGAGGTCAGACGCTCGCCCTCGCAGGGCTCGACGAGGAGCATGCGGCCGATCTCATCGAGACGGTGGCTGGGCGCGTGCTGCTCCCGGCCGACCTCGACCCCCTCCTCCGTCGCGCCGACGGCAACCCTCTGTACCTCACCGAACTGGCCGCGGCGTTCGCCTCCGGCAGCGAGATGCTCGGCATCGAGCAGCTGGTCGGCGAACGCATCGACACGCTCTCCGAGCAGGAGCGCGCCGTGGTGCGGCGCTCCGCCGTACTCGGGTGGGGCGTTCCCCTCGGACTGTTCGTGCGCTGGGTTGGCCCTGCCGAGCTCGCCGAGACCGACGGGGTGTCGTCGTTCCTCGAGCTGCTCGAGGACTCGGTGCGCTTCCGCAGTCCGCTGTATCGCGATGTGGCGTACGAGCAGCTGAACTTCCAGACCCGCCGCGAACTGCACCGCGCTGTGGCCGCCGCGCTCGAAGCCGATCCCGAGCTGGCCGCGGGGCCGGTCGAGCCCATGCTCGCGATGCACTACGAGGCCGCCGGCGACATGGATCACGCGTGGCGCAGCGCGCGAGCGGCGGCGATCGCCGCGGAGGAGGGCTTCGCCGTCGACGACGCGGTCGCCGCTTACCGCGTCGCGGTCTCGGCGGCCACCCGCGCGCGCCCGATCCCCGTGGAGCTCGGGGATCTCTGGCGCGGGCTCGCGCGTGCAGCTGTGGCCGGGGGCCGCGCCGTCGAGGGGATGGAGGCGCTCGACCATGCCCGGGCGCTCACCAAGGATCCGCTCGTCCGCGGCGGCATCGACCGGGAGCGCGCCTATGCACTCAACATCCTCGGTCGCCCCGACGACGCGGCGCAGGCGGTGCGCACTGCGCGGCGTGCCGCGACCGCGGCGGGCGACGACGGGCGCGGGCTTCTGGCGAGCCTGTCGCTCATCGAGGCCGGGGTGCGTCTGCGCCAGGCGCGCTGGCGCGACGCCCAGCTGCTCGCCCGCGAGGCCATCGGCCTGCTCGATGAGAACGCCACGACCGACGACGAGATCCGCGTGCTCGCCGATGCCCTGCGCTACGACGACATCGCCTCGGCGGAACTCGACGGCGACGAAGCGCTGCGGCACGTGCAGCGCACCCTCGAGCTGTACGCGCGGATCGGCGACGAGCTGTCGACCTCGAAGGTGCTGAACATGCTCGGCGCGCGGGCGTACTACCGCGGCGACTGGTCGGAGGCCGCCGACCTGTACGGACAGGCGCGGGATGCCGCCGAGCGCGGCGGCGATGTGGTCGGGGCCGCGATCGAAGCGGCGAACGCGGCGGAGATCCTCATCGACCAGGGCAGGCTCGACGAGGCGCGGACGCTGCTGCGGGCGGCGCGGCGCGTGTTCGAGGCCTCGGACAATCCGTATCTGGTGGCCTTCGTCACCGGGTTCGACGGGCGGGCGCACCTGCGCGCCGGCGACGCCGACGCCGCTGCCACGGCGTTCGCCACGGCAGCCGAGCGCTTCGACGCCCTCGGTGAGGCGGACGAGGCGCGTGATGCCCGCGGCCGCCACGCACTCGCGCTGCTCCTCGCCGGGCGCGACGGCGAGGCGCGCGACCGGCTCGCGGTCGCCGACGACAGCGGCACGGTGCTGCGCGCGCGGTCGCTGCTGGCGCTGCGCGACGGCGACCCCGCCTCGGCCGACCGCTTCGCGCTCGCGGCGGTCGACGCCGCCGGCACCGAACCGTACGAACGCGCCCTGGGGCTCGTCGCCCTCGCCGCCGCACACGTCGACGACGGCGCGAAGCCGCGGGCGGAAGCCCGCACCATCCTCGAGCGGCTCGGCATCGCCGACGCCGACACTCTTCTGGCACGTGGAAGCACCCCGGCACCCGAATCGGAGACGACACCATGA
- a CDS encoding aldo/keto reductase family protein — protein MVNHRYLGSSGLKVSEITYGNWVTHASQVGNDAAIKTVHRALDLGITSFDTADAYANTAAESVLGEALRGQRRESLEIFTKVYWPTGPKGPNDTGLSRKHIFESINGSLQRLGTDYVELYQAHRYDYETPLEETMQAFADVVRQGKALYIGVSEWTAEQLRAGAALAKELKFQLVSNQPQYSALWRVIEGKVVPTSQELGISQIVWSPMAQGVLTGKYLPGQPVPAGSRATDEAGGARFIQDFLRDEVLTAVQKLKPIAEQAGITVPQLAIAWVLHNPNVSAALVGASRPEQLDDTVKASGIVLDDDTKAAIDEALAPVAVTDVEETYSVSPKTRVV, from the coding sequence ATGGTCAACCATCGATACCTCGGCAGCAGCGGACTCAAAGTCTCGGAGATCACCTACGGCAACTGGGTGACGCACGCGTCGCAGGTCGGGAACGACGCCGCGATCAAGACGGTGCACCGTGCGCTCGACCTCGGCATCACGAGCTTCGACACCGCCGACGCCTACGCCAACACGGCGGCCGAGTCGGTGCTCGGTGAGGCGCTGCGCGGTCAGCGCCGCGAGTCGCTCGAGATCTTCACCAAGGTCTACTGGCCCACCGGGCCCAAGGGGCCGAACGACACCGGGCTCAGCCGCAAGCACATCTTCGAGTCGATCAACGGGTCGCTCCAGCGTCTGGGCACCGACTACGTCGAGCTGTACCAGGCCCACCGCTACGACTACGAGACGCCCCTCGAGGAGACGATGCAGGCCTTCGCCGACGTCGTGCGGCAGGGCAAGGCGCTGTACATCGGCGTCTCGGAGTGGACGGCCGAGCAGCTGCGCGCCGGCGCCGCGCTCGCCAAGGAGCTGAAGTTCCAGCTGGTGTCCAACCAGCCCCAGTACTCCGCGCTGTGGCGCGTGATCGAGGGCAAGGTCGTGCCGACCTCGCAGGAGCTCGGCATCTCGCAGATCGTCTGGTCGCCGATGGCGCAGGGCGTGCTCACCGGCAAGTACCTGCCCGGCCAGCCCGTACCCGCGGGGTCCCGCGCGACCGATGAGGCCGGCGGCGCCCGCTTCATCCAGGACTTCCTGCGCGATGAGGTGCTGACGGCCGTGCAGAAGCTGAAGCCCATCGCCGAGCAGGCGGGCATCACGGTGCCGCAGCTCGCGATCGCGTGGGTGCTGCACAACCCGAACGTCTCGGCGGCGCTGGTCGGCGCATCCCGCCCGGAGCAGCTCGACGACACCGTGAAGGCCTCGGGCATCGTCCTCGACGACGACACGAAGGCCGCGATCGACGAAGCCCTCGCCCCGGTCGCCGTGACCGACGTCGAGGAGACGTACTCGGTCTCGCCGAAGACCCGCGTGGTCTGA
- a CDS encoding ribonuclease H family protein, which translates to MTDSSRYTVATDGACKGNPGPTGWAWVGEDGHWAAGAIPVGTNNVGELMGLLKAIEDHPAVAELVVQADSKYAIDTYEKWMDGHRRRGWKTSTGAPAKNVDLLEKLMAARDARRAAGLPDVVLEHVRGHRGHVLNEWADERAVRGAVHAASGTASAWSSLGGLHEKLDVSAAPVKKR; encoded by the coding sequence GTGACCGATTCCTCCCGCTACACCGTGGCCACCGACGGCGCCTGCAAGGGCAACCCCGGACCGACCGGCTGGGCGTGGGTCGGCGAGGACGGTCACTGGGCAGCCGGCGCCATACCCGTCGGTACGAACAACGTCGGCGAGCTGATGGGCCTCCTCAAGGCCATCGAGGATCACCCGGCCGTCGCCGAGCTCGTCGTGCAAGCCGACTCGAAGTACGCGATCGACACGTACGAGAAGTGGATGGACGGCCACCGCCGCCGCGGCTGGAAGACCTCGACCGGAGCCCCGGCGAAGAACGTCGACCTCCTCGAGAAGCTCATGGCCGCGCGCGACGCGCGACGCGCCGCGGGCCTGCCCGACGTGGTGCTCGAGCACGTCCGCGGCCACCGCGGCCACGTGCTGAACGAGTGGGCCGACGAGCGCGCCGTGCGCGGCGCGGTGCACGCGGCATCCGGAACCGCGAGCGCCTGGTCGTCGCTGGGCGGCCTGCACGAGAAGCTCGACGTCTCGGCCGCCCCCGTCAAGAAGCGCTGA
- a CDS encoding DUF4407 domain-containing protein, whose product MSFSAHRPGRFGSDGRIEFEGPDDETEELYLDDVRAAQTADGPEDPYPQTRDLLDDAIAMNPTQPTAVITEQVGEWGSVAEPAAVAEPVEAPAPVAEPDPVAEPVEAPAAAAAAEKPARRRRPPRERGSASRRLAILGGADGSVLDEVPTETPRFVQMFFVLAGTALVSAISMMFALTTGVRVALALAIPLAIVWALIIFNLDRFLTSTMRSTRNVWKLIALAIPRVIMAAIIGIVVAEPLVLQVFHNDIAREVTTTNLTQAQADQDAVTSGPEKLALDAASERVAALENQAASGVVAGADTTSATTAAAQATVDDLTTKLADQQAVIDQARAIYQCELTGEGADAVDGCSGVAGEGASSTAAEDQLAAAQTAYDALAAKLTTAQAELAAAQSAGTAATSASESLNKQQAADELPAAREQYEAALAAYNARASDVAGGNAEAVGLLSQITALESLSQREPVLGWAHGLIAALFFMIELLPVLVKVLTSYGDPTLYEKADALRRQVALDKVTARSWRERAAIAQGGEA is encoded by the coding sequence ATGTCTTTCTCCGCCCACCGCCCCGGCCGGTTCGGATCCGACGGCCGCATCGAGTTCGAGGGGCCGGATGACGAGACCGAGGAGCTGTACCTCGACGACGTGCGCGCCGCGCAGACGGCCGACGGCCCCGAGGACCCCTATCCGCAGACGCGCGACCTGCTCGACGACGCGATCGCGATGAACCCCACGCAGCCCACCGCCGTGATCACGGAGCAGGTCGGCGAGTGGGGTTCGGTCGCCGAACCCGCCGCGGTCGCCGAGCCTGTCGAGGCGCCTGCACCGGTCGCAGAGCCCGACCCGGTCGCAGAGCCTGTCGAGGCGCCCGCCGCCGCGGCCGCCGCCGAGAAGCCCGCCCGTCGCCGGAGGCCGCCGCGCGAACGCGGTTCGGCGAGTCGGCGTCTCGCCATCCTCGGCGGTGCCGATGGATCGGTGCTCGACGAGGTGCCCACCGAGACCCCGCGCTTCGTGCAGATGTTCTTCGTGCTCGCCGGCACCGCGCTGGTCTCGGCGATCTCGATGATGTTCGCCCTCACGACCGGTGTGCGCGTGGCGCTGGCGCTGGCCATCCCGCTCGCGATCGTGTGGGCGCTCATCATCTTCAACCTCGACCGCTTCCTCACCTCGACGATGCGCTCGACGCGCAACGTCTGGAAGCTCATCGCCCTGGCGATCCCGCGCGTGATCATGGCCGCGATCATCGGCATCGTCGTCGCCGAGCCCCTGGTGCTCCAGGTGTTCCACAACGACATCGCGCGCGAAGTGACCACGACGAACCTCACCCAGGCGCAGGCCGATCAGGATGCCGTGACGAGCGGCCCCGAGAAGCTGGCGCTCGACGCCGCGAGCGAGCGGGTCGCCGCACTCGAGAATCAGGCGGCGAGCGGCGTGGTCGCGGGCGCGGACACCACGTCGGCGACGACGGCGGCGGCGCAGGCGACGGTCGACGACCTCACGACGAAGCTCGCCGACCAGCAGGCGGTCATCGACCAGGCTCGCGCGATCTACCAGTGCGAGCTGACGGGCGAGGGCGCCGATGCGGTCGACGGATGCTCCGGGGTCGCGGGCGAGGGGGCGAGTTCGACGGCCGCCGAGGATCAGCTCGCCGCCGCTCAGACCGCATACGATGCGCTCGCCGCGAAGCTGACGACCGCCCAGGCGGAGCTCGCCGCGGCGCAGTCCGCCGGCACGGCCGCCACGAGCGCCTCGGAGTCGCTCAACAAGCAGCAGGCGGCCGATGAGCTGCCGGCGGCGCGCGAGCAGTACGAAGCGGCGCTCGCCGCGTACAACGCCCGCGCCTCCGATGTGGCTGGAGGCAACGCCGAGGCGGTGGGGCTCCTCAGCCAGATCACCGCGCTCGAGAGCCTGTCGCAGCGCGAGCCGGTGCTCGGGTGGGCGCACGGGCTGATCGCGGCGCTGTTCTTCATGATCGAGCTGCTGCCCGTGCTCGTGAAGGTGCTCACCAGCTACGGCGACCCGACGCTCTACGAGAAGGCCGATGCGCTTCGGCGCCAGGTCGCTCTCGACAAGGTCACGGCGCGCAGCTGGCGCGAGCGCGCGGCGATCGCGCAGGGCGGCGAGGCGTAG